The genomic DNA GGGTTTGCTTTCTAtatgacacattttaaatttgtcgagcattaatttaaaaataacacagtatGTGCTCATATCTCCAATATTCAGTAGTAACTTAGCATcgtttttacacttttaatgGCTCTGAATTTGTGACGCCCAATGggagatgtaaagggtgaccaatagcattgatttatgaaaatcaaattaaaatcatgataaatggACATATGAGGTATTGCCCAATGCCAACGATAAGTCACTCTCCAGAATTTagataaattattttatttatcattcttTCTTACAGACTCCAGATTGTTAATGCCTGTTTTCAACAAAGCAGAGAGTTTACATTATCACAATTGTGGGAGCACAGATTATGTTTAAGTTATACAGGTAATTTTATGGTTGTTAATATTATACACAGTAGCTTGATAGTACTGCTCATCCATCATTACTGTTATTGTGATTAGAATCTACATATCggggaaaaaaatgctgtatGCTACTAAAAAGGCCTCCTCTAGTGGTGTATAGATTCGCCTATGTGTTAATAAACTCTGCTGTAAAGATGTACTGAGGCTAAATAAAAGTCTTAACTGTTTTTCAGGGCACAGTGCTCATCAATAATGCACAGGAGCTGCTGAACTTCAGTAAGGGAGAGGAAGACATGATGGAGGCTCAGGTGAAGGCCATCAAGGAGGCTGGAGCCAACGTGGTGGTCACTGGGGGGAAAGTTGCTGACATGGCACTGCACTATGCTAACAAATACCAGCTCATGGTTGTACGGTAAGAGGACTGAGAGGACccctgattttttaaaatatatcatttaGTCAGCGCCAGAATTTCTCaaagtaaaacatgaaaagaaaatgtccaacacaaaaacatggaTTGTACTGATGTTGGATGTGCCAGGTGTGCATGTTTTACATCAGcagttcccaaacttttcagcccatgaccccaaaaataaTGACAGAGATGGACCCCTGTGTTCCCTATAGGGGGATAAAGTGCATCATGTATAGAACTtgcattttaggtagtttttataacttttactcacatttaagcacaaatatcacttgataactacattttgttttaaattgaactctttttaacaatatttttacattaatatataaaatgtattattttaacccatatgaaatttctttgttttttggaacgCATCCTGTGTCCCCCCTTCACTGTCTGGCGACCTCCCCCTGGGGGTCCCCACCCCCACTTTGGGAGCCACTGTTTTACATAATGGGAGGGAAAAGACTGGCCATTTCTTTCAAAtaggttttgttttaaattcattGCATTACAGTGTAGGGGATTATTGTGTTTACTCTAAATGCTTCAGAAGTAGTGGGGATGTATATCTAGAAAACATACAGTAAGGGTgtagatggcctagcagttaggttGCACCCCATATACCTAGGTTGCAGTTCTCAAAGCAGGCAGTTCAGATTCTggtccaacctgtggctcctttcctcaCTTCGTTTCCCAGTCTCTGTCCTGATTTTATACTCCATTCAACAAAGGCTCTTAGCCTAaaaacaaaccttaaaaaaataccACAGTCTTGTGATGGCTATTGATCAGTTTGCAGTGGAAGTGCTATGGTAATTCACAAAGGTTGTATAGtaccatattttttatttatcattttgaactGAACGGCTTTAAACCtcccgttttttttttcaggctcaACTCTAAGTGGGACCTCAGGAGGTTATGTAAGACAGTGGGAGCTGTAGCTCTACCCAAGATGGTGAGTTTTGGttcatttcttttaaatcaatttgTTCTACTATCATAtaatctgttttaaaagtaaagtGATCTAAATCATGTGTGACTGTGCTTTCCTGTTTCCTCAGATGGCTCCAACTCCAGAGGAGATGGGTCACTGTGATAACGTGTACCTGACGGAGGTCGGGGACACTCAGGTTGTCGTCTTCAAACACGGTAAATATCTTTCACTGTAATCCAGCTCTGTGATCTTTGTTTAACTTGGTTTTAGAGTTAATGCATGGTTGGTTGTTTTAAACAGAGAAAGAAGACGGCGCCATCTCAACAATCGTGATTAGAGGCTCCACAGACAACCTGATGGACGACATCGAGAGGGCTGTGGATGATGGGGTTAACACCTTCAAGGTTCTGGTCAGGGTAAGTGGAACCACTGTAGGATTTTTGCATTGttgattaaaataaatctaatttaAAGAATGTCTAAATATTGACCAGTTGTAGACACATGACTACCATGACATCTCGATGGCACCAGACTATGGTCCCTTTTTGTTGATAATTTAATTTGAGGTGCATTTGGGAGtcataaaaagaacacaaagtaaCATAAACGAATAAGCCTACTGAGTCAGTGACTCAGTAAATGAGCTGAGTCACCTTGAGGGTTCTCACAAACACTGACAGAGGCATATATCTGTATTCTTTCTGCTTTTAATGTCTTACTCAGTCACCAGTACACAGGATTGCATTTTAAACAGAGGCACCATtgtttgctaatgttagcccaTTCAGGGCTTTGGTTGCAAATGAGATGTTTGCAGTGGAAAGTGCTATATTTTACACTTCATGGGATAATTTACTAACCTGTCTTTTTAAGCTTTTCTTGTACAAAATGTTAGTAAAACATGCAGCATCAAAAAGCCTCTCCTCCCTTGCTCTTATGAGTGCAGAATCATGGAAAGCAATCTTTGATACAGAAAGTAAAGCTGATGTTGGAAGCTGTTAGATTCTCTGATATTTACTTGAatgttttaactttaaactcGCCATAGCATCAGTGTCTGATTCCCTTTCCGTAGGATAAACGCCTGGTACCTGGAGCAGGAGCCACTGAGATCGAGCTCGCCAAACAGATCACCTCATATGGAGAGGTATGACTCGAACTAACCCTTCTCTTGGTCTAGCCCTGTATTATGCATTATTGTGACCTCTCTTGTCCCCCTACTCTCTCTGTAGTCCTGCCCCGGTCTGGAGCAGTACTCCATCAAAAAGTTTGCTGAAGCCTTCGAGGCTTTGCCACGTGCACTGGCTGAGAACTCTGGGGTGAAGGGGAGCGAGCTCATCTCTAAACTTTATTCAGCTCACCATGAGGGAAACAAAAACATGGGCTTTGATATCGAGGTGTGTACTGTTTATGTGTGAAATGGTTAGATGACTTGACAAGAGGATTCTTCCTTTGTTCAAAAAATTATACCCTTTTTAATGCAATATAAATTACTACACACAAAAACTAGTCAACCAGGAAGTAAAAAGGTTTTTGCATATACTTTTGGATGTGAAGAGCTATGCATTTCTTTGTCTTGGTTCTGATGACCTGAATATGTCAACAGGCTGATGGCCCTGCATTGAAGGACATGCTTGAAGCTGGTATTGTGGAGCCATACCTGGTCAAACACTGGGGCATCAAACTAGCAACCAATGCTGCCATCACAGTGCTGAGGGTGGACCAGGTACGTGCACACAAAAACGCCTGCAACAAGGAGATCAGTAAAGCAGccacagaaaataaaagttttagtTTACTCTATCTTTCATGGAAAAATGCTGAAGTGCCTCAAGGTTCAGTTTCTTGTTATATCCATGAGAAACTCTCAGCATTCATGGAAGTGAAGGGCTGTTTTTCAGTTACACATGCTAAAAGGACATCTGCAGACATAAGTGTGTTCAGGCAGCCTCATAACATATGCAAGTGTTGGCAACAAAATCCACTTGATAATATTGACTCCCTACGCGTGAAGCTGTACAAAGCAGTGTGCCTTTCTTACcctgttgccattttttaaattttcctgtCCGTCAATTGTGTTGACATGGATCAAATACAAGGAGTAAAGGGAGATTTATAATGTTCTGGCAGTGTCCTATGGGaaggttttctttattttatctaatttttcctGCTCACATACTTTTGAAACACAGTGTAATTTTATGAGCGCTTGCAGGAAaatgatggttaaaaaaaacaggagacagggcagcaaaaaacaaactttctaAGAGCCACCTATCATGTCAAGAGAAAATcaattataaaatgtaaataaagtgcAGTTTCATTGGTTAACAGTGCAGTATGTAGTTCAGTGTGTGCTTTAGCACTGGCAAGCATGACTTCATAGTCATATATTTATAATTAATGTACATGTGAGGATTTTATAGCAGCTTtagttttgctgttttgtgaTAGTCaaaataatatgataataattGAATACCATTCAGGaatctttttattattaaaatgaaaaagaaggtTGCTCACAGTGGAAAGGAAGAAAAATGCTGAGTGTTCTTGaagtttaaaaactatttaGCAAAGTGAGGAGAGCCAGCAGGCTTTCACTGAAGAGACAAGGATCAAGTTAGACTGCCTTTAATTAACCAGGGCATACTTCAGTGTATAACACTCACACCTGCAGGAGAAAAATACAGACTAGTTTTGCTCACACAGTGTGGTTAAACTGGTACACATTTTCTCTGCTGGTGTTTGATTAATACATTGGTGTACTGATACATGCCTTGATAAATTAGAGGCATTTGAACCTAATCTTTGTCTCTTTGGTGAGTTTACCTAAAGACAGCCTGCTGGCTTCCATTCATGTGTAATCTAGTCAACATTTTTGCTCTCCTTAATGAGGAATAAGgctttaactttttctttttaatcaggTTAATGAGAACGTAAGATCACTGATTGGTATGTAAAGCTAATATTCTTCTTTATCCAATGGGTAAAGTGTTGTTGTGACGCCTCTATGAATCAGCAGCCTCCAGTCTCTCCAGGTAGTTAACATTAGTTTGTGTATATACGTGTTTGCGATGCAGATCATCATGGCTAAGGCTGCAGGGGGACCCAGGGCTCCCAAACAGAGAGGCCACTGGGACAAGGACGATTGGGATGAAGAGCCTGATAAATTTGATAcccaccactagagggcacacaCCCCCTCTATCAGTACGTCCTAGAATGAGTGTGTGATTTTAACTCTGTTAAACTGAAGCACTCACGGGACTATGGCGAAATATTTGCCTGTCACTACTAACACCGGGTGTGATACAGAACTCACTGCTGAGATTTGTTATGTAGTTGCAcaggatatttatttattaccagGTGTATCACTGAGAGTGAATAAATCACTGAGACCTCTAACTTGCACAGAGCACAGGGCTTGGTTTGGTTTGACAGCATGCTGCATGCACTAATGAACTTTTTCTTTGCAGTGGACATCCAAAGGCAAGTACAGAATTCAACAAATGCATGAAATGTTCACAAAGATGAAGAATGTACTGTTCATGAGATGAGATGCATGTTTGCAGAGACGTTGTTGGCTGAAAGTggaatttaagattttattaaaattttatgatgacaaaagaaaagTTATGACAATACTGATACCTACTTTAatgccacagcaacaaaaatagaagtcatgGTCACCCCATTGTGTAATTTTAGGCTTTCCTCTACCAAAGATTGCAGATAAACTTAAACACAATGGGACATTTGCAGGGGGGTTTAAATCAGCTGTAGTGGCATCAAAGGTTTTCATGGTTTCACTGCTTTAATGTAATATATAGGTGGTTTTCAACTCCACAGTTTGAATCTATTGTAAATGTAGAGTGTCTAAATAACTGTACTAAGTCAGAGCAGTGAAAGTGTCAGGATAGGAGTTTAAACTCTTGTTTTtggatcttttttttatttcagggtTCCAGACAATCCTTAAAGTCTTGAAAAGTCTCGAAACAGACTTTTGACATTTATGGCCATAAAAATTATTAATAAGTCCtttgttttatcagtgaaatttCTTAAATATTAGAAAGggcatttctttattcaaactttGTATTCTTGCTAAATTCATTCAGATTTAACAATTATTTTTCCAATGTTTAGAATCAGCTAAGCAAACCTGCTCAGATGTGTTATAAATATGACTATACAGTATATTGATAGAATAGAGAcatttaatgtgcaaaaaaataatacaaaaaacattGTCTTATACcacaaattttgtttttaatccaaAGATTTAGTACTGGTCCAgtgtgccagaaaaaaaaatctgtgaagtGCACTGTGCATCAAAACGTTAGTCATTTACACCTTATTAAAATTGCAATAAGTGAATCGTGTGCCCTAGATTCTTCTTTGAAGTGCTTAAGTCAGCAGTTCATTGAATCACCATTTTATTCCAGTGTCTGTAATTTTGTTAAAGGTGCTCCATGTTTTCTTAATGAGAAAAGCCAAGCTGCTTGAATTCTGCACCAAGAGTGGAATAACCCAACAGCGTTCAAAGATGCAtaaaaactgtcatttaaaatcaattacTCCACCAAAAATGAATTTCTGAACACCAAATTTAAACGTTACTaacatgttttactttttattggaaaaaatgtaaaacacttttacaaaggctgaaacaaatttacattttacaaaaaaaatgtacaaaacactgagctgagacaaatttaaagttaaagttgtaGGACACTTTAAAAACCACCGAAACAAGTTTACATTCAACAGTGTCGTACTAAATGAGAATATACCAAATGCTGGAAGTGACCCAAGTTTCAAGCTCTGTAGAAGTGTGTCCAACTGTACTTTTGTACCTTAAGGCCACCGTAGTCCTATCCAGGAAAAGCCAACAAGGATCTTTTTACTGATCCGTTAACTATAGGTTATTATTCTCTTTTTATTGTTAAAGATACAAGAACAGTTGTTTCAGCTGTATTATAAGTTCAAAATAGCTCAAACTATTACTTCCATGTTAACTTAGTCGCTCATTCTTTAAACTAGGCAATGATTTGTTTAATGTTCCTCTCTGATAGCCTCTAACTACAGGAATGTTTTGGTGTCAGAGCTGACAGCCACCCTGCCTTTGAGCCCAACAGCCTGCTGTGTGGATCCTGGCACTCATTACTTCCAGCCTAAAAAAATCCCACCGACtgacatcctttttttttctccccttctTTCAGATAATCATGGCAAAACCAGCAGGGGGACCTAAAGCTCCCCAGGGCAGGAAGGACTTTGACGAGGATGACTGAACCTGATGCAGTCCAGCTGATGCTCCTCTTAAACCCTGGACGCTCCCACATGGATTCATGGAAACCcttttttacttgtttatttaaAGCTCAACAGTTTGGTTTATTTTGTAGAGTTTACCACAAGCTGGTTAAGAAAATGTTATGTGAAAGGCAAAATGTAACGATGGCACTGCTTTTTATGTTCTTGGTCCCAAATAAAAGGCACTTGCGCTGTCATGACATGGTTTGCAGTGTGCTCTTGCTTTCTCTTGACATCATTGTAGttctttatattgtttttttgggggggattgtgTTGTAGTTTTAGCATTTTAATCCCTCCTTGATTATTTCTTGCCATCCAGATTATTACAGTTCTGACCTCATTCATCCTGTTGCACCTTTCCCACAGCTCACAAATCAGCACCATGCTGGGCTCCCTGCTGTAGCTACTATTAAACCTTTGATGCTGCCCTGGGGGTTTGCGCCTCACATCATGTTGAGGCAGCAGAAATTATGCATGCACTGGTTATTTTTAGACCAAAGTAGGGGAAAGAATTGAGTGTGCAGCATAGAATAGGTCGATTTGAGCTATATTACCACAAAATGCATTAATTGATGGAGCAGCTTATTGATGCATCTGTTTGTTCCCTTCATGAGAAAATCCCGTCATGTGGTCTGCCACGCGAATGAAAAATAAAGCGCCTGGAATGATCGCGGATTTGTACAATCGATGCGTGTGGCCGCGAGTACGGCAAGCAGCAGGGGGAGCTGAGCTGCACAAGGTTGCTGTCTCATTGGCTGGCAAAGCTGTGGGCGGATTTGCGCTGACGTTGCCCATGCCCGGgattaacttgtttttatgtcGCCATATCTGTCACATTTTGCACCGCGGGGGTGTATGCACGACAGGTAGTGTTCGTGTTTGCTATCTGTATGAGATCGTGACTTCAAATCTAAAATCAGTGTGAGTGCTGCGCATGAAAGTGTGGCAGGGCTGCCGTGAGGTGCCTGGATGAGGAGCGGATGTCGCCCCGTGGTTGCAGCGCTGATGTCCCGTCGCACTGATGGGGGCCGACGGCAGTAAAACAAGGAAGGTGAGTGGTGTGAAATACCTGGTTACTACGGTGTGACGCGCGTGCAGGTGTTCCCTATTTCCATGTAAATGATAAAACGCTGGTTCGATGATATAAGCAAGACTCAACAATTTCTTCTGCAACTTCTTGAACAGTAGTATAATAAATTATCCTATAACGAAGTGGTAGTGTTCTATTAGTTACAACTCTATACTCCACCTTAAATCAGTGTCTTTTCTGAGAAGCCATTACCtttatacctttattttgacagctgAGCCGATTCGCTTCCGGTATCGACGTCCAAAAAtcaattggcaaaaataaaaacacacgtCCTAATTAAATCCAAACTTCGACCAGTGTACCATCAGATCCAGGGCAGATCTAACACCGACGTTGTGTATATCGCTGTAGATGTGCTTCTTCATTATTTCCTATGATAATATCCCCTGCATGGCTGATTACACTCATTTTGCACCACAGAGCATCAGATCTGCTTTGCTGCAGCCCAGGGCGAAGATGGGCTCTGTGATCAAGTGACTGCATATGTAAATCAAACATTATAAAATGTTCTCATCCACTGAGAGCAAGAATTGTTTATgaaagaaatgtgttggtcaCTGAGCTTCACTAATGCTTACAGTACGAGTGGTCTTGTCCACAAGGTTTTAAGTCCCCAGGTTTGTCTGATCTCATGTTTAGGTAGACTGATCAAATAGGTAGCTCTGAGATAGGGTTGGTGCTAGGGCTGGggaattttatttatgtatttatttgcatttatttaaccaggaaaacctcagaTATTAATGATCTCATTTACAAAAGTGTCTTGGCCAAGGCAGGCAGTAGCACAATCACAgatttacacacaaaaacataaaaagtccaTTATAAACACAAATCAGTCAAATCCAAGCTACAGAACAAATTCTTTAGTAAACATCTACAACTTGATACATCTTCctttaatttatatttaaagaaatatatatatatatatttaaaaagactagCTCATCCAGACAGAATTTTCTGTTATAGATCTCAAGCTGTGGgagcagcatacctgaaact from Cheilinus undulatus linkage group 12, ASM1832078v1, whole genome shotgun sequence includes the following:
- the cct8 gene encoding T-complex protein 1 subunit theta isoform X1 — its product is MALHVPKAPGFAQMLKDGAKHYSGLEEAVFRNIRACKELSQTTRTAYGPNGMNKMVINHLEKLFVTNDAATILRELEVQHPAAKMIVMASHMQEQEVGDGTNFVLVFAGALLELAEELLRMGLSVSEVIEGYEKACKKTLEILPDCVCSSAKDLHDVQEATSLIRTAVMSKQYGNEDFLSKLIAEACVSIFPESGNFNVDNVRVCKILGCGVTASSMLHGMVFKKEAEGDVTSVKDAKVAVFSCPFDSTVTETKGTVLINNAQELLNFSKGEEDMMEAQVKAIKEAGANVVVTGGKVADMALHYANKYQLMVVRLNSKWDLRRLCKTVGAVALPKMMAPTPEEMGHCDNVYLTEVGDTQVVVFKHEKEDGAISTIVIRGSTDNLMDDIERAVDDGVNTFKVLVRDKRLVPGAGATEIELAKQITSYGESCPGLEQYSIKKFAEAFEALPRALAENSGVKGSELISKLYSAHHEGNKNMGFDIEADGPALKDMLEAGIVEPYLVKHWGIKLATNAAITVLRVDQIIMAKAAGGPRAPKQRGHWDKDDWDEEPDKFDTHH
- the cct8 gene encoding T-complex protein 1 subunit theta isoform X2, whose product is MALHVPKAPGFAQMLKDGAKHYSGLEEAVFRNIRACKELSQTTRTAYGPNGMNKMVINHLEKLFVTNDAATILRELEVQHPAAKMIVMASHMQEQEVGDGTNFVLVFAGALLELAEELLRMGLSVSEVIEGYEKACKKTLEILPDCVCSSAKDLHDVQEATSLIRTAVMSKQYGNEDFLSKLIAEACVSIFPESGNFNVDNVRVCKILGCGVTASSMLHGMVFKKEAEGDVTSVKDAKVAVFSCPFDSTVTETKGTVLINNAQELLNFSKGEEDMMEAQVKAIKEAGANVVVTGGKVADMALHYANKYQLMVVRLNSKWDLRRLCKTVGAVALPKMMAPTPEEMGHCDNVYLTEVGDTQVVVFKHEKEDGAISTIVIRGSTDNLMDDIERAVDDGVNTFKVLVRDKRLVPGAGATEIELAKQITSYGESCPGLEQYSIKKFAEAFEALPRALAENSGVKGSELISKLYSAHHEGNKNMGFDIEADGPALKDMLEAGIVEPYLVKHWGIKLATNAAITVLRVDQIIMAKPAGGPKAPQGRKDFDEDD